Proteins found in one Vallitalea guaymasensis genomic segment:
- a CDS encoding alpha/beta fold hydrolase codes for MNWDQRGAGKSYNENIPIDTMNLEQFIIDLMEVVDYLLNTYKKNKLFLSAQSIGSVYGLMSVHRFPDKFYGYISTGQIVDTIENEKVSYNLILYEAKKLNNTEAIKELSEIGNPPYKDMIHDIGIERKWLSLLGYIEKNFGVFEYISNNCTREELDIIMKGQEFSVNHLFADIYENGINFFETIKDMKVPVYFCMGRYDYVAPQILTEKYCETIECPTKKCIWFENSAHFPELDEPDKFYKVLLEILHATIDKK; via the coding sequence GTGAATTGGGATCAAAGGGGAGCAGGAAAATCATATAATGAAAACATTCCAATAGATACAATGAATTTAGAACAATTTATAATTGATTTAATGGAAGTAGTAGATTATTTACTGAATACATACAAGAAAAACAAGTTATTCTTATCAGCTCAATCAATTGGTAGTGTATATGGACTTATGTCTGTACATAGATTCCCTGATAAGTTCTATGGGTATATTAGTACAGGACAAATAGTTGATACTATTGAAAATGAAAAAGTCTCCTATAACCTTATCTTATATGAAGCAAAAAAACTTAATAATACTGAAGCTATAAAAGAATTATCAGAAATAGGTAATCCACCATATAAAGATATGATTCATGATATAGGCATAGAGAGAAAGTGGTTAAGCTTATTAGGATATATTGAAAAGAACTTTGGTGTATTTGAATATATTTCTAATAATTGTACTAGAGAAGAATTGGATATCATTATGAAGGGACAAGAATTTTCAGTTAATCATTTATTTGCTGATATATATGAAAATGGTATAAATTTTTTTGAAACTATCAAGGATATGAAGGTACCTGTATATTTCTGTATGGGAAGATATGATTATGTAGCACCACAAATATTGACTGAAAAATATTGTGAAACGATAGAATGCCCTACAAAAAAATGTATTTGGTTTGAAAACTCCGCACATTTTCCTGAATTGGATGAACCAGATAAATTTTATAAAGTATTATTAGAGATATTGCATGCGACCATTGATAAGAAGTAG
- the gshAB gene encoding bifunctional glutamate--cysteine ligase GshA/glutathione synthetase GshB, producing MLELNKELVELITVNKQGKNLLSGNFGIEKENVRVNYDGKLAITPHPKVFGDKSENPYITTDFSESQVEMITPTVDSLEEVYSYLETLQNIVSLSLENELLWPQSLPPILPAEKDIPLANYNTDEILVKDNANLYREYLADKYGRKKQMISGIHYNFSFKDGILKKLYKNTASDVTFREFKDRLYMKMVRNITKYSWFIIRLLGSSPAIHESYIDYCKRCSKQNKSDKSPCNFTASIRNGKCGYNNIDNYYVTLDTLDDYIKGIRKLIESGDLISSKEYYSVIRPKSNNGNLSGLEEHGIDYLELRLMDINPLFKLGFSIDDLYLIHLFMIFAAMLDDDYMDETLFNDSIKNNQKVADKGRMENLKIVFDGQDTSVEALSLEVINTLRRIVTVIDTKKDFLNGIIDKYEEMILEHEKLYSSILFKEIKQQGFIKFHLDKAIKYLENSKSQEFNFIGYEDMELSTQILMLNSIKRGVKVNILDRNDNFIELSYKDKKEYVKQATKTSKDTYSTVLIMENKLVTKKILEKSGIKVPGGDVYTNIENALDDYYKYKDMDIVIKPNSTNFGIGITIFKNNYTEQDYETALQLAFEKDDTVLVEEFIEGKEYRVFVIDNEVVGVLRRVPANVIGDGSSTIRELVAKKNTDPLRGKGYRKPLEKIKLGTPEKMFLAQQELDFDSILEKDRIVYLRENSNISTGGDSIDYTDDISDSLKEIAVEAAKAVGASIVGVDLITKDIKGDALNNYGIIELNFNPAIHIHCYPYIGDNRKLGEKILDLLGFHTYDN from the coding sequence ATGCTTGAATTAAACAAAGAATTGGTAGAATTAATAACAGTTAATAAACAGGGAAAAAACTTATTATCTGGAAATTTTGGCATAGAAAAGGAAAATGTACGTGTAAACTATGATGGGAAACTGGCAATAACACCACACCCGAAAGTTTTTGGTGATAAATCTGAAAACCCATATATAACTACAGATTTTTCTGAAAGTCAAGTTGAGATGATAACACCAACTGTTGATTCATTAGAAGAGGTGTACAGCTATCTAGAGACTTTGCAGAATATAGTATCATTAAGCTTGGAGAATGAATTATTATGGCCACAAAGCCTGCCGCCCATATTACCAGCTGAAAAAGATATACCTTTAGCTAATTATAATACGGATGAAATACTTGTCAAAGATAATGCCAATCTATATAGAGAATATTTAGCTGATAAATACGGCAGAAAAAAACAAATGATTTCAGGAATTCATTATAATTTCTCGTTCAAAGATGGTATATTAAAGAAATTATATAAAAATACAGCTTCGGATGTAACATTCAGGGAATTTAAAGATAGATTATATATGAAAATGGTTAGAAACATAACAAAATATAGCTGGTTCATTATTAGACTATTAGGAAGTAGTCCAGCTATTCATGAATCATATATTGACTATTGTAAAAGATGCTCAAAACAAAATAAATCAGATAAGTCTCCATGTAATTTTACTGCATCTATCAGAAATGGTAAATGTGGCTACAATAATATTGATAACTATTATGTTACCTTAGATACTCTGGATGATTATATAAAAGGAATTCGAAAACTCATTGAATCTGGAGATCTAATTAGTTCAAAAGAATATTATAGTGTAATACGTCCTAAGAGCAATAATGGTAATTTAAGTGGTTTAGAGGAACATGGTATTGATTACCTAGAACTTCGTTTAATGGATATCAATCCATTATTTAAGTTAGGATTTAGTATAGACGATTTATATTTGATTCATTTATTCATGATATTTGCAGCAATGTTAGATGATGACTATATGGATGAAACATTGTTCAATGATTCTATTAAAAACAATCAAAAAGTAGCTGATAAAGGCAGGATGGAAAACCTAAAAATTGTTTTTGATGGTCAAGATACATCTGTAGAAGCTTTATCCCTAGAGGTCATCAATACTCTAAGACGAATAGTTACAGTAATCGATACCAAAAAAGATTTTCTAAATGGTATCATTGATAAATATGAAGAAATGATATTAGAGCATGAAAAACTATACTCAAGTATATTATTTAAAGAGATAAAACAACAAGGTTTTATAAAATTCCATTTGGATAAAGCAATCAAGTACTTGGAGAATAGTAAATCCCAAGAGTTTAATTTTATTGGATATGAAGATATGGAACTGTCCACACAGATTCTTATGCTTAATTCAATAAAAAGAGGAGTAAAAGTCAATATATTAGATAGGAATGATAACTTTATTGAATTATCTTATAAAGACAAAAAAGAATATGTGAAACAAGCAACAAAAACATCAAAAGATACGTATAGTACCGTATTGATTATGGAAAATAAATTAGTAACAAAAAAAATACTTGAGAAGTCAGGAATAAAAGTACCTGGTGGAGATGTATACACTAATATAGAAAATGCCTTGGACGATTATTATAAGTACAAAGATATGGATATAGTCATAAAACCAAACTCCACTAATTTTGGTATCGGTATAACTATTTTCAAGAACAACTATACTGAGCAAGATTATGAAACAGCTCTGCAACTAGCATTTGAAAAAGATGACACTGTTTTAGTGGAAGAATTCATTGAAGGTAAAGAATATAGAGTTTTTGTAATTGATAATGAAGTAGTTGGAGTCCTTAGGAGAGTTCCTGCTAATGTTATAGGAGATGGCAGTAGTACCATAAGAGAACTAGTTGCCAAAAAGAATACAGATCCTCTTAGGGGAAAAGGGTATAGAAAACCTCTTGAGAAAATTAAATTAGGTACTCCAGAAAAAATGTTTTTAGCTCAACAAGAACTTGATTTCGATTCTATTCTAGAAAAAGATAGGATAGTATATCTTAGAGAGAACTCCAACATAAGTACAGGTGGGGATAGTATTGATTATACTGATGATATCTCTGATTCCTTAAAAGAAATAGCTGTAGAAGCTGCAAAAGCAGTAGGTGCATCTATAGTAGGTGTTGATTTGATAACTAAGGATATTAAAGGAGATGCTCTCAATAATTATGGAATCATCGAATTGAATTTTAATCCTGCTATTCATATTCACTGTTATCCATATATAGGTGATAATAGAAAATTAGGAGAAAAAATATTGGATTTATTAGGATTCCATACTTATGACAATTAG
- a CDS encoding helix-turn-helix domain-containing protein, with protein MYTTIGNKIKQVRKELHITQTQLAGQDMTKSMISQIENGMATPSMKNLIKIADRLNKPVSFFLEENMDNTTLPIKKIQAKMNEITILIDNLEYNEAVEELKDLLSAYNFYNHGKLHGDILFKLGECLGELNLFDESEKHLDKAIKIYDENQLYSDSAMAYMEKMNKYLNDFNYEACLPILENAMDKYNSTIIKDYLFELRFLFVEAMIYSGLGNFNYAIKKLENAVSLSAQNHIYYNSDTIYQTLACINLICKNYSSFLYNIKKAEQFSIFTEDTFRLSLIYLNYAEYEIINNNPDKALEYLNQIKEPRKDLKVFYTLEKAKVAYLLQDYDESLALFESINYKEIDVRKLHKYDYLFMWSAKIYHGLTLMKMGKLEEALKQMNIGISKFEVFRNSIYHIFAYKSISELYNLLHDYKTAFKYLKLANDMEESLEGLPYR; from the coding sequence ATGTACACAACAATAGGAAATAAAATTAAACAAGTAAGAAAAGAATTGCATATTACTCAAACTCAATTAGCCGGACAAGATATGACCAAAAGCATGATTAGTCAAATAGAAAATGGTATGGCTACCCCTTCCATGAAAAATCTTATAAAGATTGCTGATAGATTAAATAAACCAGTTTCTTTTTTTCTAGAAGAAAATATGGACAATACCACATTACCCATTAAAAAAATACAAGCTAAAATGAATGAAATTACCATACTAATAGATAATCTTGAATATAATGAAGCTGTAGAAGAATTAAAGGATCTCCTTTCAGCCTATAACTTTTATAATCATGGTAAATTACATGGTGACATTTTATTTAAATTAGGTGAATGTTTAGGAGAGCTGAACTTATTCGACGAGAGCGAAAAACACCTTGACAAGGCTATAAAAATCTATGATGAAAACCAATTATATTCTGATTCAGCTATGGCATACATGGAAAAAATGAATAAATACCTAAATGATTTCAATTATGAAGCATGTTTACCTATTCTTGAAAATGCTATGGACAAGTACAATTCAACAATAATTAAAGATTATTTATTTGAACTAAGATTTTTGTTTGTTGAAGCAATGATTTATTCTGGTTTGGGTAACTTTAACTATGCAATTAAAAAGCTTGAAAATGCTGTATCACTTTCTGCTCAAAACCACATATATTATAATTCAGATACAATATATCAGACTTTGGCATGTATTAATCTTATATGCAAGAACTATAGCTCATTTCTATATAATATTAAAAAAGCAGAGCAATTTTCAATTTTTACAGAAGATACCTTTAGATTATCTCTTATATACCTTAATTATGCTGAATATGAAATTATAAATAATAATCCAGATAAAGCCCTAGAATATCTTAATCAAATTAAAGAGCCCCGTAAGGATTTGAAAGTATTCTATACTCTGGAAAAAGCTAAAGTAGCTTATCTCTTACAAGATTATGATGAATCTCTAGCTTTGTTTGAAAGTATAAACTATAAGGAAATAGATGTTAGAAAACTACATAAATATGATTATCTCTTTATGTGGTCTGCAAAAATATATCACGGTCTTACTCTGATGAAAATGGGTAAATTAGAAGAAGCATTGAAGCAAATGAATATAGGAATTTCCAAATTTGAAGTTTTCAGAAATTCCATTTATCATATATTTGCTTATAAAAGTATAAGTGAACTTTACAATCTATTACATGACTACAAAACTGCATTCAAATATTTAAAATTGGCTAATGATATGGAAGAATCTTTAGAAGGATTACCTTATAGGTAA
- a CDS encoding permease: MIKKLSKHKILLIAIIGYICVFIINSEIGIKALKESKYYFLEMIQILPPIFILTSLIQTWVPTKVIVDNFGNGSGIRGKVISFAIGSLSAGPIYAAFPVCKTLTKKGASIDNIVIILSSWAVIKIPMLINEAKFMGVNYMVVRWVLTLIAIIIMAKIMKLWIKKDDLKTMESDDNREIIIDKHICVLCGNCTRKYPDIYMIKDKEVIIEKTQLNFMNKDEIEELKTCCPLGAIK, translated from the coding sequence ATGATAAAGAAACTATCCAAACACAAAATATTATTGATAGCTATTATTGGCTATATCTGTGTATTTATAATCAATAGCGAAATAGGAATTAAAGCATTAAAAGAAAGTAAGTATTATTTCTTGGAGATGATTCAAATACTACCACCAATATTTATATTGACATCTCTCATTCAAACGTGGGTTCCAACTAAAGTCATTGTAGATAATTTTGGGAATGGTTCAGGAATAAGAGGTAAAGTGATTTCATTTGCTATTGGTTCTTTATCGGCTGGTCCTATATATGCAGCATTTCCAGTATGTAAAACCCTTACTAAAAAAGGAGCCAGTATTGATAATATTGTTATAATACTTAGTTCTTGGGCAGTAATTAAAATACCTATGCTTATAAATGAAGCAAAATTCATGGGTGTCAACTATATGGTTGTAAGATGGGTATTAACGCTAATAGCAATCATCATTATGGCTAAGATCATGAAGTTATGGATTAAAAAAGATGATTTGAAAACCATGGAATCGGATGATAATAGAGAGATTATTATAGATAAACATATATGTGTATTATGTGGAAATTGTACTAGAAAATATCCTGATATCTATATGATAAAAGATAAAGAGGTCATTATTGAAAAGACCCAACTAAATTTCATGAATAAAGATGAAATTGAAGAGTTAAAAACATGTTGTCCTTTGGGAGCAATTAAATAA
- a CDS encoding permease encodes MTTVILFIITIGALIISLVKDRAKTLNSIKSAKGMMKGMLSDIIGVLLLIGLILSLVPPEKIESLIGSGSGFLATLGAALVGTITLIPAFVAFPLIGSLKANGAGIITLTAFLTTLTMVGFVTFPLESKTFGRKFAVKRNVVSFIFAILIALGLGVIL; translated from the coding sequence ATGACTACTGTTATTCTATTTATTATTACCATAGGTGCTCTTATCATATCTTTAGTGAAGGATAGAGCAAAAACATTGAATTCCATAAAAAGTGCAAAAGGTATGATGAAAGGTATGCTATCCGATATAATAGGTGTATTATTATTGATTGGACTTATTTTATCTCTTGTACCACCAGAGAAAATTGAAAGCTTAATAGGAAGCGGCAGTGGTTTTTTAGCTACATTGGGTGCTGCACTTGTGGGTACAATAACACTAATACCAGCATTTGTAGCTTTTCCTCTAATTGGGTCACTTAAGGCTAATGGAGCAGGTATAATAACTTTGACAGCTTTTTTAACTACATTGACTATGGTAGGTTTTGTAACATTTCCTTTGGAAAGCAAAACTTTTGGTAGAAAATTTGCGGTTAAAAGAAATGTAGTGAGTTTTATCTTTGCCATTTTAATAGCTTTAGGTCTGGGGGTAATATTATGA
- a CDS encoding DNA gyrase/topoisomerase IV subunit B: MAREYSGKNIKVLEGLEPVRLRPGMYIGNTGSRGLHHLIWEVLDNSIDEHLAGVCDQITITLNEDNSISIEDNGSGIPIDLHDNTKDYPKSDYPNGITTERIIFTVLHAGGKFDQDTYKYSGGLHGVGASVVNALSSKFTVEIYRGGKVYIDKYKNGGQAITALDNGELTPVKTTRKRGTKITFIPDKEIFDSIKFKPNVIKKRLKEIAFLNSGLTIVYKDNVSPVKEEIVYHEEDGLVGFIKEINDNKNSLHEDIIFLSDTKDGIIVEIAFQFTNDFTENIFSFCNNINTQEEGMHVSGFKLALTRIVNKYAKELSIFKGKGTLDGKDVRNGLTAIVSVKVPEPQFEGQTKTKLGNTEVKGIVSDITFSQLEQYCDRNEKTITKIVESAIRSHNIRKTEANARNNILKNQSKVSSNGKLASCRLSLNEKKGVLTELFLVEGDSAGGSAKQGRDRRYQAILPLKGKVLNTERSKVGKILENKEIVSIINALGTGFGDGLFGNKSSEDFNIDKLKYDKIIIMTDGDVDGAHISTLLLTFFYKHMPDLIINGKIYLAMPPLYKVKSSKQEVYAYNDRELEKILKKMSRRNIEVQRYKGLGEMNAEQLWDTTMNPETRTLKKVQIENIIQAEETTALLMGEKVPPRREFINAEAENANIDS; the protein is encoded by the coding sequence TTGGCTAGAGAATACAGTGGAAAAAACATTAAGGTTCTAGAAGGATTAGAGCCTGTTAGATTAAGACCAGGGATGTATATTGGTAATACCGGCAGTAGAGGGTTACATCATCTTATATGGGAAGTATTAGATAATAGTATTGATGAACATCTAGCAGGTGTTTGTGACCAAATAACAATAACGCTTAATGAGGATAACTCTATAAGTATTGAAGACAATGGTAGCGGTATTCCTATAGATTTACATGATAACACAAAAGATTATCCAAAATCTGATTATCCAAATGGGATAACTACTGAGAGGATAATATTTACTGTACTTCATGCAGGAGGTAAATTTGATCAAGATACATATAAATATTCTGGAGGATTACATGGAGTAGGTGCTTCTGTTGTTAATGCGTTATCATCTAAGTTTACAGTTGAAATATATAGAGGTGGAAAAGTATATATTGATAAATATAAAAATGGGGGACAAGCAATAACTGCTCTCGATAACGGAGAATTAACACCTGTTAAAACAACTAGAAAACGAGGTACAAAAATTACTTTTATACCGGATAAGGAAATCTTTGATTCGATAAAATTCAAGCCTAATGTAATAAAAAAGAGATTGAAAGAGATAGCTTTCCTTAACAGTGGTTTAACTATTGTATATAAAGATAATGTATCACCTGTTAAAGAAGAAATAGTATATCATGAAGAAGATGGTCTTGTAGGTTTCATAAAAGAAATAAATGATAATAAAAACAGTCTACATGAAGATATAATCTTTTTATCAGATACCAAGGATGGTATTATAGTCGAGATCGCATTTCAATTCACTAATGATTTTACAGAAAATATATTTTCCTTTTGTAACAACATAAATACTCAGGAAGAGGGTATGCACGTTTCAGGTTTCAAGTTAGCTTTAACTAGGATAGTTAATAAATACGCTAAAGAATTATCCATCTTCAAAGGAAAAGGTACTTTAGATGGTAAAGATGTCAGAAATGGTTTGACGGCTATTGTTTCTGTAAAGGTACCAGAACCTCAATTTGAAGGACAGACAAAAACTAAATTGGGAAATACAGAAGTAAAAGGCATAGTCTCAGATATAACTTTCTCACAATTAGAACAATACTGTGATAGGAATGAAAAGACAATCACCAAAATTGTTGAAAGTGCTATTAGGTCTCATAACATTAGAAAAACAGAAGCTAATGCTAGAAACAACATATTGAAAAATCAATCAAAAGTATCTTCCAACGGTAAGCTTGCCTCTTGTAGATTATCCTTAAATGAAAAAAAAGGTGTATTAACTGAATTATTTCTTGTGGAAGGTGATTCTGCAGGTGGTTCCGCTAAACAAGGCAGGGATAGACGTTATCAAGCTATTTTGCCACTAAAAGGAAAAGTATTAAACACTGAAAGAAGTAAAGTGGGTAAAATCCTTGAAAATAAAGAAATAGTATCAATCATAAATGCACTTGGAACTGGATTCGGTGATGGTTTATTCGGTAATAAATCCAGTGAAGATTTTAATATAGACAAGTTAAAATATGATAAGATCATAATAATGACTGACGGTGATGTTGATGGAGCGCATATATCAACTTTATTATTGACCTTTTTCTATAAGCATATGCCTGATCTAATTATCAACGGAAAAATATATTTGGCTATGCCCCCTCTATATAAGGTAAAATCATCAAAGCAAGAAGTATATGCTTATAATGATAGAGAATTAGAAAAAATACTTAAAAAAATGAGTAGAAGAAATATAGAAGTTCAGCGTTACAAAGGTCTAGGTGAAATGAATGCAGAACAGTTATGGGATACAACCATGAATCCTGAGACTAGAACTCTTAAAAAAGTACAAATAGAAAATATTATTCAGGCAGAAGAAACAACAGCATTATTAATGGGCGAAAAAGTACCTCCTAGAAGAGAATTTATTAATGCTGAAGCAGAGAATGCCAATATAGACTCATAG
- a CDS encoding DNA gyrase/topoisomerase IV subunit A encodes MKKNIKLPDLANQNILIADYEDEMKQSYIDYAMSVIAARALPDIRDGLKPVQRRTLYAMKDLNVTPDKPYRKCARIVGDTMGKYHPHGDGSIYNSMVRMAQDFTYKQELIDGHGNFGSIDGDGAAAMRYTEAKLKPISLELLEDIDKDIVEMKTNFDETLMEPTVLPAKFPNALVNGMTGIAVGMSTNFPTHNLGEIIDGTIAYIQDEDITVKELMTHIKGPDFPTGGVIANKNQLEDIYTTGKGKIKIRAKIDIEKNSNGKHHIIIKEIPYTLIGNKSNLIENLAELVKNKKINGIQDIRDESSRGEIEIIIETKKDVDPDILVNKLYSKTKLEDNFSVNMLALHKQKPYLFNLKSSLQKFVEFQQEIYTKRYQFLLNKELDKKEGTEGLLRAYDEIDIIIEAIRGAKNAKAVKKCLMTGDTTDINFRTKKSENLAKKFDYTERQATIILEMRLYKLVGLEKLEVEKQYREIMRKIKRYEKILGNKKELNKTIIVELQRISDKYSTNRKTQLKNLETFNVIEEDIVEDVYVLVDDKNYIKTVDPNIFEKNKEKILSEMKCVIDATTKDKISLFDEEGYLYKIKVDDIPKTKLSDKGTAISVLTSINEDHIIMIDKLLDNDKLLFVTKYGLIKHVDTKEFNSSRSKIAATKLNDNDSVIKIIKPNNEDKLITITANGYALIISTDEIPNQKRNAKGVNLIKLGNNDHIIDIAFVDSEQKTIQVDVDGQINKKNISAIGIHKRNSKGKQIIPSSKNIIGFLQKK; translated from the coding sequence ATGAAGAAAAACATTAAACTACCAGATCTTGCAAATCAAAATATTTTAATTGCTGATTATGAAGACGAAATGAAACAATCATATATAGATTATGCAATGAGCGTTATTGCAGCTAGAGCTTTACCAGATATTAGAGATGGTCTGAAACCTGTTCAGAGAAGAACATTGTATGCTATGAAAGACCTTAATGTCACACCAGATAAACCTTACCGTAAATGTGCACGTATAGTGGGAGATACCATGGGTAAATACCATCCACATGGAGATGGCTCTATATATAACTCAATGGTTAGAATGGCACAGGATTTTACTTATAAACAAGAATTGATTGATGGACATGGTAACTTTGGTTCAATTGATGGTGATGGAGCAGCGGCTATGAGGTATACAGAAGCTAAATTAAAGCCTATTTCTCTGGAGCTGTTAGAGGATATAGATAAAGATATAGTCGAAATGAAAACCAACTTTGATGAAACATTGATGGAACCAACTGTTCTACCAGCCAAGTTTCCTAATGCTTTAGTAAATGGTATGACTGGTATTGCTGTAGGGATGTCAACTAATTTCCCAACACATAATCTAGGTGAAATCATTGATGGTACTATTGCATATATTCAAGATGAAGATATTACTGTAAAAGAGTTGATGACCCATATTAAAGGTCCAGATTTTCCTACTGGGGGAGTAATAGCTAATAAAAATCAGCTAGAAGATATATACACAACAGGTAAAGGTAAAATCAAAATTAGAGCCAAAATAGATATTGAAAAGAATAGTAACGGAAAACATCATATCATTATAAAAGAAATTCCATATACTCTTATTGGTAATAAATCAAACCTGATAGAAAACCTAGCTGAATTAGTTAAGAATAAGAAAATAAATGGTATACAAGATATTAGAGATGAAAGTTCTAGAGGAGAAATCGAAATAATTATAGAAACAAAAAAAGATGTAGACCCTGATATCTTAGTCAATAAATTATATAGTAAAACAAAATTAGAAGATAATTTTAGTGTCAATATGCTTGCATTACATAAGCAAAAACCATATTTGTTCAATCTAAAATCAAGCTTACAAAAATTCGTTGAATTCCAGCAGGAAATCTATACCAAAAGATACCAATTCCTTCTAAATAAAGAGTTGGACAAAAAAGAAGGAACAGAAGGACTGCTCAGGGCTTATGATGAAATTGATATTATTATTGAAGCAATTAGAGGAGCCAAAAATGCAAAAGCAGTAAAAAAATGTTTGATGACTGGGGATACCACAGATATTAATTTCAGAACTAAAAAAAGTGAAAATCTAGCTAAGAAATTTGATTATACAGAGAGACAAGCAACAATTATACTGGAAATGAGATTATATAAATTAGTGGGTCTTGAGAAATTAGAAGTTGAAAAGCAATATAGAGAAATCATGAGAAAAATTAAACGATATGAAAAAATATTAGGAAACAAAAAAGAATTAAACAAAACTATAATAGTTGAACTACAAAGAATTTCTGATAAATACAGTACCAATCGTAAAACCCAGTTGAAAAACCTGGAGACCTTTAATGTAATAGAAGAAGATATAGTAGAAGATGTTTATGTACTTGTTGATGATAAAAATTATATTAAGACAGTAGACCCTAATATTTTTGAGAAGAATAAAGAGAAAATACTGTCAGAAATGAAATGTGTAATTGATGCTACTACCAAAGATAAAATTTCTCTATTTGATGAGGAAGGATATCTATATAAAATAAAAGTTGATGATATACCAAAAACTAAATTAAGTGATAAAGGAACCGCTATAAGCGTCTTAACAAGTATAAACGAAGATCACATAATAATGATTGATAAACTACTTGACAATGATAAATTATTATTTGTAACAAAATATGGTCTAATCAAACATGTAGATACTAAAGAATTCAATAGTTCCCGGTCTAAAATAGCTGCAACCAAATTAAATGACAATGACAGTGTAATTAAGATAATTAAACCGAACAACGAAGACAAATTAATAACTATTACAGCTAATGGATATGCACTAATTATAAGTACCGATGAAATACCTAACCAAAAACGGAACGCTAAAGGGGTTAATCTAATAAAACTGGGCAACAATGACCATATAATTGATATTGCATTTGTTGATTCAGAGCAGAAAACTATACAGGTAGATGTTGATGGTCAAATTAATAAGAAAAATATATCTGCTATAGGTATTCATAAGAGGAACTCAAAAGGTAAACAAATCATTCCAAGCAGCAAAAATATAATTGGATTCCTTCAGAAGAAGTAA
- a CDS encoding ribosomal maturation YjgA family protein, with translation MKKKIIYIITTIIIIILGLLSREIKGIPLFMGDIFWAMMVFFILAFIFFNKNSSFIFILSIIITYIIEITQLYHRPWIDNFRKTSIGHILLGQGFLWSDLAAYLAGIIIGYFIKKFIDNKMEESYS, from the coding sequence ATGAAGAAAAAAATAATATACATAATAACAACTATAATAATTATCATATTAGGTTTATTATCTAGGGAAATTAAAGGAATTCCATTATTCATGGGTGATATTTTTTGGGCGATGATGGTATTTTTTATATTAGCATTTATATTCTTTAATAAAAATTCTTCTTTCATATTCATTTTAAGTATAATTATTACATATATAATTGAAATTACCCAGTTGTATCATAGACCTTGGATTGACAACTTCCGTAAAACAAGCATAGGTCATATTTTATTAGGCCAAGGGTTCTTATGGTCAGATCTTGCAGCATATCTAGCAGGTATTATTATAGGATATTTTATTAAGAAATTCATTGATAATAAGATGGAAGAATCATATAGTTAA
- a CDS encoding H-type small acid-soluble spore protein, whose product MNVGRASEILESKGVIDVNYNGCSVWIKNINQEEQTAEIEILDAPSNSQVVSVNDLHEGTID is encoded by the coding sequence ATGAATGTTGGAAGGGCTAGTGAAATATTAGAATCAAAAGGAGTTATAGATGTAAATTATAATGGATGTTCTGTATGGATTAAAAATATTAATCAAGAAGAGCAAACAGCTGAAATAGAAATATTGGATGCTCCATCAAACAGTCAAGTTGTAAGTGTTAATGATTTACATGAAGGAACTATAGATTAA